CGGACACGGCGGCGACTTCCGGCACGATATCGTCGTGATCGACCAACAGGCGAAACACGGCGTCGATGGCTTTGCCGCGAGCCTGCACAACACCATTATCCTGCCCTATCTCGTGCGCCACGGCACCGAGGAGCAGAAGCAGAAGTACCTGCCCAAGCTGGTGACCGGCGAACTGGTCAGCGCCATCGCGATGACCGAGCCGGGTGTCGGCTCCGACCTCCAGTCGATCACCACCACCGCGCTCAAGGACGGCAATGGCTACCGCATCAACGGGGCCAAGACCTATATCTCGAACGGCCAGACCGCCGACTTCATCGTCGTCGTCGCCAAGACCGACCCGAACGAGCGCGCCAAGGGCATCTCGCTCATGCTTCTCGAGACCGAGGGCGCGGAAGGATTCCAGCGCGGCAAGAAGCTCGACAAGATCGGGCTCGACGCGGCCGATACGTCGGAGCTGTTCTTCGACAATGTGTTCGTTCCGGCGGAGAACGTGCTCGGGGGCGTCGAAGGCCAGGGATTCTACCAGCTCATGGGCGAACTCGCGCAGGAACGCCTCGTGATCGCCATGGGCGCTGCAACGGGCATCGAGAAGGCGCTGGAGACCACGATCGAATATGTGAAGAGCCGCAAGGCCTTCGGTCAGACGATCTGGGACTTCCAGAACACCCAGTTTGTGCTCGCCGATTTGAAGGCGCGCGGCACGGCGGCGCGGGTGTTCGTCAACGACTGCATCGGCAAGCTGCTCAAGGGCGAGCTCGACGTTGCCACGGCAGCGATGGCGAAATACTGGGTCACCGAGCTGCAGGGCGAAGTCGTCGACAAGTGCCTGCAATTGCATGGCGGCGCGGGCTACATCAACGAATACCCGATCGCGAAAATGTACCGCGATGCGCGCATCACCCGGATCTTCGGCGGCTCGAACGAAGTCATGAAGATGCTGATCGCGCGCTCGATGTAAAACATCGAGCGCTTTTTGTGCTTTGCGAAGGCGCATCCGCGCCTTCGTCCTCGGTGCTGATCCTCCCTCACTCCGCTCGGTCGGGCACCTGCGGGCGGCCGCTTGGCCTTGCGACGCCTGCGGCGTCGAACTTAGCCTAGCCTAGCGACTGTGTCGCGGAGCACGGTCGCGTAGCGACCGCAAGGGCGACCGCCCGCCCGCAGCGGGTCCGGAGCGAAGCGAAGGACATCTAGCGAGGACGATCGCCCGGATAGGCGATCACAAAAAAAGAGCGGCTCGACTGATCGAGCCGCTCCGTTTTTGGTCGGTAGCGCTGCTTAGAACTTGGCGCGCAGCACCACGCCGTAAGTGCGCGGTTGCAGCGAGAAGGCCGACCGCGAGTTCGCCGCACCGCTGCCGCGCAGGGTGGTGTTGAAGGTTACCCCACGCGTCACGTTGTCTGTCAGGTTGTTGACGAAGCCCTCGATTGCGAACTGGCCATCGTTGAACCGCAGACCGGCGCGCAGGTTGATGAACTCCTTGCCGTCCTGCACGTCGCCGATGATCAGCGGTGCCGCATCGATGGCCGCCTGCAAGCTGCCGGCAGCCGCGATCTGGGCGGCGCTCGGCGGGACAATCGCTTGGGTCGAGGTGCGCTGATCGTCTTCGAGCCGGATCTGGCCGGTTGCGAAGAACTCGACCGTGTCGGTGATCGGCTTTTCCCACAGGGCACCGAAGATCGCGACGAAATCGGCTGCGTTGGTCAGGGTGTTGCCACACAGCGAATTGACCGTCACCGAAGTCGATGTGCCGGCGCAATCTTCGGGATACCGCGCGTCGAGGATCGTCGCCGAGGCGTTGATCGACAGTTCGGGCGACACCCGCCACAGGCTTTCGATCTCAAGTCCGGTCGACTTGGCGACCGGGACGTTGAAGGTCTGGAACGCCGTGCCGGTGAATTCGAGCACCTGGAAGTTGCTGAACTCCTCGTAGAACGCGGCAACGTTGAAGGTCAGCGCATCGTCGATGAGGCGGCTCTTGAACCCGATTTCGTAGGCATCGACCTCTTCCGAAAGGAAGGTCGGATCGGCACCTGCGACTGCGGCGGTGGTGTCGAGGTTGATCCCACCCGCCTTGTAGCCGTGCGTGAAGCTCGCATACACGTTGATCGGCGAGCTGAATTCATAGCCGAGCCGGATCGTGTAGATCAGTTCCTCATCGCTGAACTCGCTCTGGAAGGTCCGGACCAGCGGGAGCGCGGCAGACTGCGGAAGGTCAGCCGGGGCGGTAAAGCCGAAACAGCCCAGTCCGATGAAGCTCGGGCGAAGGGCCGCCGGAATGGCTCCAAGCGCGCCAAGCGTCGCCGGGCAGATCTGGTTGTTCACCGCCGTCTGCGTGAAGCCGCCGTCCTTTTCTTCCCAGGAATAGCGCGCACCAAGCGTCAGTTCGAGCCCGTCGGTGAGTTCGAAGCTGTTGTGGGTGAAGATCGAATAGCTTTGCGCGCTCTGCTGGAACCGGTTGGTGTTGCTCGTCCCCGCCGGATCAATTCCGGTGAACAGAGTCAGCGGATTAGCCCCGAGCGCTCCTGCGGTCGGCACGAACAGCAGGGCGCCGACGTTTTCGCCGTAATCCTGACCGAGTGCGAAACTCACCGACTGGTCGATTGTCTCATCCGAGTAGTACCCGCCGATGATGTAATTGAGCTTGCCGTCCATCGCCTCGCCCTGCAGGCGCAATTCGGCAGTGAAGGTCTCGAGTTCGAGCACCAGACCATCGACATCGAAGATATCGAGCGCCGTGAAATCCGAATCGTACTGCTCGAAGGATTCGTATTTGCGCCACGAGCCGATGAAGATCAGGTCCGCGCTGTCCGAGATCGGAAACTCGACTTCGCCGGTTACGCCGAAATTGTCGATGTCGGCAATCGGCGCGGCATTGGCCGATGCGATCCGCTCATTGAGCGCCTTTTCGAAGGTCTTCTGACCGAACGGATTGGTTGAAACCGTGGGCTGGCCGTTGCCTGCGCTGGGTCCAAGCCCGACCGCTGCGTAGGCCCCGCCGGTGATCAGTGGCGATTGGAACAGTTCGATCGGGCTGCAGCAGCTCGACTGGCTTTTCGAAAAATCGCCGATGATTCTGCCGCGGAGACCGCTTTCGGTATCCCACCCGATCTGGCCGCGGACCAGCCACTGGTCGACATCGTTGGAATCGCCGAACGGCGTGCCGTTGCCATCGACCAGCGTTATGAAGCCGTCACGCTCGCGATAGGCACCCGTCAGGCGCACGGCCAGAGTGTCCTGGACGATCGGAAGGTTGACCCCGCCCTGCAGGCTGATTTCGTCGAAACTGCCGTATCCGGCGTTCACGAAGCCGCCGAACTCGGAGACATCCGGGCGGACGGTCGTAATGTTGAGCGCACCGGCCGAGGTATTGCGCCCGAAGGTCGTGCCCTGCGGACCGCGCAGCACCTCGACCCGTTCGATGTCGACGAATTCGCTGAGAGCCACGCCCGGACGTGATTGATACGCACCGTCGATGAAAATACCGACTGCGCTTTCAAATCCGATGTTGTTCGACGTTGTCCCGACGCCGCGAATGCGCAGCACCACGGAACCCGACGCGAGCTGCGCCTGACTGCTCGAAAAGCTCGGTGCCAGCGTCGTGACTTCCTGGATGTTGTCGACACCCTGGTTCTGGAGCTGCTCCGGCGTGACAGCGGTCACCGCCAGCGGAATATCCTGCACGTCCTGCGCGCGCCGGGTGGCGGTCACGATGATGACGTTTTCATTCGGCCTTTGGGCCGCCTGCTCTTCGGCATCTTGAGCAAATACCGGTGCCGTAATCGAACTGCAGGCCATGAGGCCGGCAGCGTAAGCTGCGAGCTTGCGTGTCATAAAATTCCCTCTCCACAAACCATGTTTCTGGTTTTGTACGCGCAACCCTATCAGGGCGCGGTGTTCTGCCAAGAGTCCGCGACGGGTTTTTGCAATAAGGTGCAAAAATGCAACAATAGACGCTGCAATGCAGCATCGCTGCGCAACTGCAGCATTTGGCCTAATTTTGTTGCGCGGCGCATCTGGCGGGTGCCGCGATCACCAGCCGTAGCGCAGACCGAACCACACCGTACGCGGTGCCCCCAGATCGATCGACCCACCCGAATTGCGGGTCACGATCGCCTCGTCGAACAGGTTCTCCCCGCGCAACACCAGGCTCAGGCGGTCGACCAGCGGAGCCTCGGCGAACAAATCGAGCGTAGTTGCCGCAGGCAGTCGATCGGTTTGCTGGTCGTCTTCG
The Erythrobacter sp. JK5 DNA segment above includes these coding regions:
- a CDS encoding acyl-CoA dehydrogenase family protein; protein product: MPVIDVPQPDFMNDEEISIFADAVGKFYQQHAPEKRVQKWRDEGQVEREFWNEAGAAGLLGVSVPEEYGGHGGDFRHDIVVIDQQAKHGVDGFAASLHNTIILPYLVRHGTEEQKQKYLPKLVTGELVSAIAMTEPGVGSDLQSITTTALKDGNGYRINGAKTYISNGQTADFIVVVAKTDPNERAKGISLMLLETEGAEGFQRGKKLDKIGLDAADTSELFFDNVFVPAENVLGGVEGQGFYQLMGELAQERLVIAMGAATGIEKALETTIEYVKSRKAFGQTIWDFQNTQFVLADLKARGTAARVFVNDCIGKLLKGELDVATAAMAKYWVTELQGEVVDKCLQLHGGAGYINEYPIAKMYRDARITRIFGGSNEVMKMLIARSM
- a CDS encoding TonB-dependent receptor: MTRKLAAYAAGLMACSSITAPVFAQDAEEQAAQRPNENVIIVTATRRAQDVQDIPLAVTAVTPEQLQNQGVDNIQEVTTLAPSFSSSQAQLASGSVVLRIRGVGTTSNNIGFESAVGIFIDGAYQSRPGVALSEFVDIERVEVLRGPQGTTFGRNTSAGALNITTVRPDVSEFGGFVNAGYGSFDEISLQGGVNLPIVQDTLAVRLTGAYRERDGFITLVDGNGTPFGDSNDVDQWLVRGQIGWDTESGLRGRIIGDFSKSQSSCCSPIELFQSPLITGGAYAAVGLGPSAGNGQPTVSTNPFGQKTFEKALNERIASANAAPIADIDNFGVTGEVEFPISDSADLIFIGSWRKYESFEQYDSDFTALDIFDVDGLVLELETFTAELRLQGEAMDGKLNYIIGGYYSDETIDQSVSFALGQDYGENVGALLFVPTAGALGANPLTLFTGIDPAGTSNTNRFQQSAQSYSIFTHNSFELTDGLELTLGARYSWEEKDGGFTQTAVNNQICPATLGALGAIPAALRPSFIGLGCFGFTAPADLPQSAALPLVRTFQSEFSDEELIYTIRLGYEFSSPINVYASFTHGYKAGGINLDTTAAVAGADPTFLSEEVDAYEIGFKSRLIDDALTFNVAAFYEEFSNFQVLEFTGTAFQTFNVPVAKSTGLEIESLWRVSPELSINASATILDARYPEDCAGTSTSVTVNSLCGNTLTNAADFVAIFGALWEKPITDTVEFFATGQIRLEDDQRTSTQAIVPPSAAQIAAAGSLQAAIDAAPLIIGDVQDGKEFINLRAGLRFNDGQFAIEGFVNNLTDNVTRGVTFNTTLRGSGAANSRSAFSLQPRTYGVVLRAKF